Genomic window (Actinomycetota bacterium):
GGCCCACCGACGCCGTCGCATGCGCGCTCGAGATCCAGCTCGGCCTTGCCCAGCCCCACGACGGCACGCCCATCAGGCTGCGGATCGGCGTGCATACCGGCGAGGTGCACAAGCGGGACGAGTGGAACTACATGGGGACGTCCATCAACCGGACGGCCCGCGTCCGCAACATCGGGCACGGCGGACAGGTGCTGCTTTCCCAGGTCACCCGCGACCTCGTCCTCGACTCCCT
Coding sequences:
- a CDS encoding adenylate/guanylate cyclase domain-containing protein, translated to MTGSHLPTGTVTLLLADIEGSTRLWESDHDSMARGIAVHDRVVADALQRHNGVRPRDQGEGDAFVAAFERPTDAVACALEIQLGLAQPHDGTPIRLRIGVHTGEVHKRDEWNYMGTSINRTARVRNIGHGGQVLLSQVTRDLVLDSL